In Malus sylvestris chromosome 2, drMalSylv7.2, whole genome shotgun sequence, the genomic stretch gatGAGTGGAAAGTTTACTGCTTTTATACTTAGGAAAATGAGTGATACCGAAGAGAAGGATGAAACTGGACAAGAATTGCCAGTTGATGCTTTAAATAATGGGAAACCGGAAAATGATCATAACAAGCAGAATAATTCTCCGAATTCAGGAGATTCTGGACCGGTTCAGGAGACCCCGAATCCTCCTGCTGAAAATGGCGAAACTCTACCCGTTAAGACAGACGTTGAGATGACAACTGATGAGAAAACTAGTGTAGAAGTAGAACCACAGTCCATTTCACACCAATCTGGTCAAAATTTGCCTTCTCCTTCAGTCACAATAAATTGCGGGGACGAACAATTAGTTAAGCCAGATACTGAAGCCTTACAGGATGAGGATGAACAATTAGTCAAGCCAGGTACTAAACCCGTAGCTGATACCAAGAGTGCTGAAGCCCAGGATTTGCCTCAAAGTAATAATCATGGTCGTGATGATGACAACGCTGTTTCCACAAGTCTTCCAGAGACTGTTAAAACTGAAGTTACTCAAGTGCCGGAGCAGGAATCTGGTGGTGCTGCTGAAGAAAGTGTAACTGTGGGTCATAAGGAACCTGTTACGCCTCATGCCGGATCTTCTGATGTAAAAGCTGATTCTGGGAATGGGAAAGAATTGAAGAATAAGGTGGATGAAAAAGATATTACTACACCCAAAAATAATGGAACCTCAAACTCAAAGGGCATGTTCCTTTTAGATGAGAGTGACGTGTATGAAGGTAATGATTCTGGGACAGAAGAGGAGCAATCAGCTTTCATGAAGGAAGTGGAAAATTTCTTTAAGGAGAGGAGCATGGAATTGAAACCTCCAAAGTTTTATGGAGAGGGTTTGAATTGCCTTAAGTAAGTCTTTACTTGTCATTTTAATGATTCTGTCTTGTTTACTAATTATATGAATGTTATTTATTTCGACATTTTATTGGTACAAGGCTTTGGAGAGGTGTGATCAGATTGGGTGGCTATGATAAGGTATGCAATGTGCATTTTTAGTCGTAAAGGTCCATATGTTAGTATATGTACTATTatatattatgagttttcatttcCAGAACCATATTCTTTTCTTGTTACAATCACATATATGATCTGTCTGCTTACCGTAGGTGACCTCAAATAAGTTGTGGCGGCAAGTGGGAGAAGCCTTTAAACCTCCAAAGTAAGGACAACATCTGTTCAACTCCATTATTATTTACATAGTGCAAGCTTCATTACCTGTAGATGTGGAAATTTTAGAAGTACTGATAGTTTTCCTTAATTCTGTAAAAGATTATACTGAAATTGGGGGACTTCTTTGTTGGCAATACGTTGTTGGTCATTTAGTTCTCCTTTGTTATTTGTAAGGTCAACTTTGTGATGTTTATATCTGCTTACTATGCATGCTGTTGTGCaaaagataaaaaattgaaGTAAAGTTACCGTGTTTCTAGGTGTGAAATTTCTTTAGTTCATATTTAACCCTTGTGCTGTCTTGGAAAGTGGAAAAGGGGTGGGGTGAGGGAGTGGGTTAAAAACGTCCAGTATAGTTTACCATGTGTTAAAAGATATTTTAGTTTCTTTTCTATTTCTGCTGCAGGACATGCACTACGGTTTCATGGACATTTCGAGGTTTCTATGAGAAGGTATGTGTGCACACACTTGGCATGCAAGCTGCACCTTTCTTATAGATTCTCCGTAGGTTATTAGTTGCTATGTGTTTGTAATTTCCCACCTGATCAAATTTGAGACAGGATCAAGAAACATGGGATTGGGCAACCATAATCGTAGACTCAATTGCCTGCTATGATTGAGAAAATCTGGGTCTGTCCATCTTCTTGATGGTTGACCATGTGGATGTGTGCTTGAGTGGCCTGTGTTGGAAATTAATTGTAAAAGCTTCTATTCGAGTCACGTGTGGTTGCCTCAGTATACAAGTCCATTATGTCAAATCCCCTTTTAACAGTGATTTGTTAAATATCTTCCTTGGAGTATTCCAGATCATAATGTTtatatgttatttattattggtTGTTCTTGTGTGACTTCAGGCACTGCTAGATTATGAAAGGCATAAATTTGGTACTGAACCACCAATCTCTTCCCAGCCAGAGCCTATGAATATCGATAACCAGGTAAGTTGTGATCTTTTGGCCTGGGATCTTTTGGTAATGTTTTGTGTATTACTGTATTAGATGATTTTGTGGCGTTTATTTTTATCCCTCTTAGGTGGCATGGTGTTTATGCCACTTTGTTCATCTCATGATAAACTGTTTCATTGAATGAAAATGGTATCCATGTACTGCCGGGAACGTATATATTCATTATTATTCACATGAAATATTTTTACACAATGAACTATTGCATGTCAACCTTGAAAATTGGTGTAATTATTTGCTCAACAAGGAGTTTCTTCAACGAGCCAAATACTTGATGCATGATTGGCGTAATTAGGCTGCAGGATCAGGTCGAGCAAGAAGGGATGCTGCGGCACGTGCCATGCAGGGTTGGCACTCACAACGTATCACTGGGAATGGTGAAGTCAGTGACCCTATCATAAAGGTCTGGAAAGTCTAAAGATTTTTGCTCTCATTGTCTTCTGTGTTTTACACTCTCCTTGTGGAAGTTGGTTCTGATAGAGCATTAAAATCTCTTCTGTTTCTTTAGGATAAAAATGCAAATTCTTTGCAAAAGCGTGAAAAACAGCTTAAAAGCATCGGTATGGCCTCTCAATGGAAATGGTGTCGTTTGTAATTATGTAGTTGGTATATAATTTCTCACCTCAGATTTTGTACGTTGACATCAGGTTCACTTAAAAGAAAGAAGCCACCTTATGTGGAGCATGTGGTAAAAGCTGCACGTACTAAAGCATCTAAGTTGCAGTTGAGACaatgttctatttttttttcatttgtctACATAATATATTAGGAAATTATTCATTAACAGAGTACTCTGTTGACATTTTACTGTAGTGTTAACTTGGCTttattgtgtttgtttgtgcagATTGGATGTAGATGTGGTTGATCTTGGACCTCCAGCGGATTGGGTGAAGATCAATGTGCAGAGAACTGTAAGTTTATCCTCTACATTTTTGAAGTTTAAACACAAGGAAATTTGCATCTGTGAATTTTTAAGCACCAATCCAGTATATTGAGATATGTCATGTTTGCAGAAAGATTGTTTTGAGGTATATGCTTTAGTTCCAGGTCTTCTACGGGAGGAGGTAAGTATGCATATTCCTGAATCTGCGGTTCTCCTTCCTTTTGCTTTGCTACTGTACAATTCTTTACATTCTTCTAGAGATAATTTGTATATTCTTTTAGAAGACTCTGTATGCTAGTGCTTGTTTTGTTATGTTCTTATTAAGGATGGAATGGCAGATAATCATAAGCCATGTTATAAGAACAGGAATTAGCATGATCGGACAAATTCGCTGGCAATTTGTGCTGCAATCAACTAACTGTTTTGAGCTGGGGGGAAAAGGAGCAAAAAACTGTTTAAAAGTGAACCAACTTCATTGATTGCCCTTATTTACTAAATGTGAGACTAGAGGAACCCAGCAAGTAGCCTCCTGATAACTTCTCGAGGCTGTTTCTTTGAGagtttttgttaaattatgCCTTGGTAGAGTATATGTTTGCATAGAAAGGCCTGCTTGATATTTGTTTGATGTATTAAATATTAGGTTTCTGTTTCGGACTTCGGCAATTATATTACTTATCTTGTTCTTTCGGAAATCAATCTCAGGTTCGTGTTCAATCTGATCCCGCTGGGCGATTGGTTATAACTGGAGAACCTGAGCATCCTGATAATCCATGGGGTGTCACAGCTTTCAAAAAGGtccgtttctttttctttcctcttttggGTTTTGCGTGTGAGAGAAACTACTCAGATTAGGAAGTAATGAAAATCAATCAGATCTCTTTGATGATATGGCGAAACTGGTCACCACGAGATTATCTTTTAGCAAACAAAGAAGTGAACAGTTTCAAGAAAAACGAAGAAACTTTAGGGTTGCTTGAGAACTATGTAAGAAGCGAATCTTCCTTGGAAAATCGAATACAAGATGTAAAACCATGATGCCCTTGTAAGCTACTCGCTTCCAAAGTTAGGCACCGTGGCTGCTGTGTTCGTGTTAAACAGACCACGGTCATAAAGATCGGACTTCGTACTTTCTCTTTGGCTTTATTGACCTGGTATTTGGCTTTGTGAACAGGCTGTCACCTTACCATCAAGAATTGATCCGCACCAGACATCAGCCGTGGTCACCCTGCACGGTCAGTTGTTTGTTCGTGTTCCATTTGAGCAGTCGGATCAGTAGCATTTCGCGGTGTCCATCCTTGACCATCAGGCTCCTCTGTAGAAATTAGACAGACCGTACCGACCGTAATCCGGCCAAGTTAGTTTAGTTGGTTATAATCCACATGTTCCACGGAACATCCGGACCTTAATGTTGACTCATTTAGTACAGGATATAACCTAACCGTTGTACTTATTTACCAACATGTTCGGTTTAATCGTTGATGTTACATGGTAACATgcctaggaatcctcattcattcattttcttgaaGATGTACATGTTCTGAAGATACTATTGTACATTTTGAAAGGGCATTTGCCAAGGCAAAAGAAAATGCATTCTGTAAATTTGAGTAACATCATGGACGGGTTGTAAAATTGGCGACAAATTGGCGAAAATTGGTGAGATTATAACCAACTGAATAGGTGACCGATGACCCTCACGGGCTAGTTGCCATTGATGCCAAGTCTAACTCTTCATCGGAATCAATCACTTCTTCGAAATCGTAAAACGGATTTGCCTGCAATGGCAGCTCCAAGTAAGAACAGAAACTCCGACGCGAAACTAGAAACTTATGAATCATAGGCCAGTAATAAGAATTACCTTTGGTCTTGGAGTGATTGCTTCAAAGCTATGAAACACAGGATCATCAAAGTTAGGGGGTTCCAGAACAATGTAAGCCCCTTTATTTCGGTACCTCTCTTCTGTTCCCTGCATCACAGGAAATACGAAAACATTAGCCTATTATGGTGTGAGTTCGGTTCCAATGTCCCGCGAGAACGAGAGCACAACATAATAAACTGGAAGGCTGAATCAAGAGCTAAGAAAGGATCACAAGTTCACAACACAACTCAAAGGAGATGGAATAGTTAAACGAATAATCAATAGCCATACATTAACAAGCAGAAACACGTTTCACGTGCTGCATGACATACACAAAAGCACCATTCTGAATGAGATGCTTAACAGCACCCAATCTACTTTAAAAGGAGAAGGATCTTAGAAGGAAACATGTAAAACCTCATCAAAACTTGGAACAATTTGGCAAAAGGAAAACTGGGTACTGCCAACATCCCATAAATGAACAGTTATGCAAGGAATTCACTAAAACTGTGTTAATGAACTCAACGAATACCAATCTAAAGGGATCATGCACAAACCTGGAATTGTGGGTAGTCTGGAGCACTAAATAAAGTAATGAGCTTCCCGGACTCCACAACGTGATCTATGGTGTACCCGTTATCCATTCCACCAAGACCTGGCCTCTTGTCCCGTGCATCCGGGCCTTCATGCGATCTGATAATCAACTGTAGTTTTAACAATATAGAATAACCCAGATCTTAGTATTGCATCTCTATTACGATTGTTAGTCATGCAAATACAACACAAGTCAATGTTACAAGAGAGTCGAAAGAAATCATCACGTGCTTCGTGTGAGAGAAATGTAAAGTGCAACAGCCTCTGTGCGGTTTAGAAACAATAGATCTGCCAGTCATTtttaaaaagaatttaaaactACGCATTTTCTTTCCTTAATTGGTAAAATTTAACGAAATACATAGTCGAACCCCACCAACCATCTACCAATTGAGCCAAGGCCAAGGTGGTTAAAAACTATCAAAGCGACAACAAACCCATAACCACCTCCATGCTCATATGTAAGCCTTCATAGTTAAAGCCTTAACTGTCGTTGTGAACATACAAAAATATCCGGTGAATTATTATTTTGACCAACCACCCTGGCATGGCTAGTAAATGCTACGTTAACGCCTTTTCGACCCTCAAACTTCAATTGAATGACTTGCCAAACTTGTAAATCCACATCTGAATATAAAACGTTACCTTAAAAGGAAAAATAGTTATTGGCGATTTGCCATCCAACCATCATTGCACTTGTAACACAACAGTACCAAAACTAATCAGAAGTTCTGTTCCAAAAAGGAAAACGTGGTTTGTCTCTAGATTGCAATTGAAGCATGCAACGCTTTGCAGTTGCATTACGTTATCAATTGAATGCATCACTTAACGACGAACGAACAAGAAGCAATTCACCATGAAGCAGACAAGAAAAATCATATTCTTAAAGATAAAAGTATCAACATTATATcctaaaacatgcatttttccCTAAAACTAACATTCAATTGCCAAACACTAGAAATGTAGATTCCAAATCTTGCTATTACCTTGAGTTGAAACTTCTTGAGAAAATCCTCAGTGCAGTCAGGGCCCCAAAGCAGACCAATGCCTCTCTCTTTATTCGGAGAAAGGCCGGGCTTCATGGAGGGATCCGACCACAGCACATCACCAGGAATTAAGTTCGAACCTTCCCACGGAGGATCAAGAACCGATCTTCGAGCCTTATTTAGTTCTTCAAAGGAGCCAAGAGACAATGTACTACTGGGTTCAGGATTGAAAGATATCCTCCTATTCTTCTTTCCTTTCGATCTCTTGGGGGTGGCCGGCGTGCTGCGAAACAGCCCGCCATGAGCAGTGTATACATATTTACCAACCATGGAGGTCAAGGGAAGACCTTCAAAGCACCCAAGACATTTTCGGTACACATGCTTCCCCTTATCCCCATACTTTGTCAGTACTTCCTTCTCGAATCCGTAAACTGAAGTGCAGTATTTCGATTCGTGATTTCCTCTCAAAAGATAAACACTTCTAGGCAAAAACACTTTCCAGGCTAATAAAATCAAGAAGCTTTCAAGCCCCCAAGCCCCTCTGTCAACGTAATCGCCATTGAAGACGAAGAATCGGTTTTCTGATGGAAACCCAGCATCGTTTAGAAGGTAAAGGAGGTCGTGCAGCTGACCGTGAAGGTCTCCAACGACGACCACCGTGGATTCCGAGCCTAACTGATCGACGGCTACGCAATTGGCCTCTTTGTGGAGGATCTTGGAGGCGCAAAGGACCAAGCTATCAAAAACTTCCACCGGAAACACGTCTGGCAACTGGGTCGGGTCGAGATTTCTGGATGCCCAATCAAAAACGGACATAAGGTTTCGAATCCATTCGAGGCTGAGCTTTCCGTCGGCCGGCCACCCAACTGGGGTTTCCGGATTAGGCCGCGGCGGTAATGGGTTGTGTTCGGATTCGGAGTTGGTGACAGCGGAAGAAGCCGAATCAAAGACCGACGGCGATGCGGCTTCTGCAACTTCTTGAGATGCAGATGCCGATGGAGCAGCCGCTGCTGCAATCTCTGCATCTGAATTGCATGACATGTTTGATCAAACCCCGAAAAATACGAATTAAAAGTGAatatttatgaatttatatACATAAATTCATCCGGGAATTTTACAGAATACAACAAATAAAGAGTGTACTTCGAATTGTTGCTTCCACTTTAAACTCAAAGTGCAATGCAACAGTTACTTATTCAACATTCCACAGCCAATTTGTCCAAAAAGAATTCAATGCCGCGTCAACATATCACAGCTAACAGTACAATTTAGTGTTATAATGGAAGTAAAAGTCATACCCAGTGCataaggctcccgctttacgcagggtctgggagaagtgaatgtcggctagccttacccccatttatggagatgctgctcccaagtctcgaacctgagacgtaccgctcatgggcgaaggcacttgccatcgcaccaagtgcgacctctaataAGTGTTATAATGGaagtgtttaaaaaataaaaaaataaaataaaaaataaaaaattacatattcaatcaCTTATATTATGTCACTTAGTTTACTGaattatatttttaacatactgaaaaatctcttcgcTAATCGAACCAAAAATGAAACTTCCAAACTTTGTTGAGTTGGTTATTGGTACTGTACATCCAGTTGCACCATTTGCGTTTGTATGTTCTTCGTATTACGTTTCTAGTCAATAATATaaggatttttggacaaaattgtctttaagattgacataactcttcactttggtctctgagatttaaaattgataTAAATGTTCCCTGAGATTGTTCACGGTTAATCACTTTGGTCATTCGGTAAAAAATCTATGTTGTGTTGAGGCTATTTTGTCAAATTAACTCCTCTTGTTGAACTTTCTtctatttaatggagatttttcacgaaatgaccaaaatgattgacattAGACATCCCAGATGACACTTCTATCGACTTTAATCTCAATGACTAAAGTGAGGAATTCTAACAATCTCAAAtatcatttttttgaaaaaatcataatataatattatgtatgtttttcatttttatatgaTATTGTATTACTAATTTAAAACGAAATTGTGGTATCTCGAGTTGACGTGCAAAACTCACTTAGGGATAACAATGTTTTGTGCGCGTAATTTCTTatagtaaaaaataatataagattATACAACAGACAACGCAAAACAATTTATCCAAAACCCAAGCTCGAAAATCAAGAAGCAAACGCATCGTTTTTCttgtcttttaatttttaaaatgaaaactaatgaaaatggcttgaaaactttgagttttaacgataatgataaaataaatagtaaagtgaatagtaccatgattgattttttagtgtaaatatgtggtttttcattaaaatgaacagtacagaTAACTTTTTGTAAAGTTCTCATTTTAAAATTGTTTGAGTTAACCAAAAGAAAGAGGTTAAT encodes the following:
- the LOC126608776 gene encoding AT-rich interactive domain-containing protein 6-like, which codes for MSDTEEKDETGQELPVDALNNGKPENDHNKQNNSPNSGDSGPVQETPNPPAENGETLPVKTDVEMTTDEKTSVEVEPQSISHQSGQNLPSPSVTINCGDEQLVKPDTEALQDEDEQLVKPGTKPVADTKSAEAQDLPQSNNHGRDDDNAVSTSLPETVKTEVTQVPEQESGGAAEESVTVGHKEPVTPHAGSSDVKADSGNGKELKNKVDEKDITTPKNNGTSNSKGMFLLDESDVYEGNDSGTEEEQSAFMKEVENFFKERSMELKPPKFYGEGLNCLKLWRGVIRLGGYDKVTSNKLWRQVGEAFKPPKTCTTVSWTFRGFYEKALLDYERHKFGTEPPISSQPEPMNIDNQAAGSGRARRDAAARAMQGWHSQRITGNGEVSDPIIKDKNANSLQKREKQLKSIGSLKRKKPPYVEHVVKAARTKASKLQLDVDVVDLGPPADWVKINVQRTKDCFEVYALVPGLLREEVRVQSDPAGRLVITGEPEHPDNPWGVTAFKKAVTLPSRIDPHQTSAVVTLHGQLFVRVPFEQSDQ
- the LOC126608787 gene encoding serine/threonine-protein phosphatase 7-like, coding for MSCNSDAEIAAAAAPSASASQEVAEAASPSVFDSASSAVTNSESEHNPLPPRPNPETPVGWPADGKLSLEWIRNLMSVFDWASRNLDPTQLPDVFPVEVFDSLVLCASKILHKEANCVAVDQLGSESTVVVVGDLHGQLHDLLYLLNDAGFPSENRFFVFNGDYVDRGAWGLESFLILLAWKVFLPRSVYLLRGNHESKYCTSVYGFEKEVLTKYGDKGKHVYRKCLGCFEGLPLTSMVGKYVYTAHGGLFRSTPATPKRSKGKKNRRISFNPEPSSTLSLGSFEELNKARRSVLDPPWEGSNLIPGDVLWSDPSMKPGLSPNKERGIGLLWGPDCTEDFLKKFQLKLIIRSHEGPDARDKRPGLGGMDNGYTIDHVVESGKLITLFSAPDYPQFQGTEERYRNKGAYIVLEPPNFDDPVFHSFEAITPRPKANPFYDFEEVIDSDEELDLASMATSP